From Microlunatus capsulatus, a single genomic window includes:
- a CDS encoding MFS transporter, whose product MPRSSTPPATSSTGNSAGTTSTAGAPGGGGAGPGERGSILRQPRAVWAVGFACVIAFMGIGLVDPILPAISAQLGATPAQTMLLFTSYLLVTGLAMFVTSWVSSRLGAKRTLLVGLVLIVVFAALAGASSSVDMVIGFRAGWGLGNALFISTALATIVGAAAGGVDHAIILYEAALGLGIATGPLLGGLLGGISWRGPFFGTAVLMAVGLLAIALLLPRTRTATPRVPLSATVAALRHPALLTLGLAALFYNYGFFSLLAYTPFPLEQAARAAGSTGFGAHELGLVFCGWGLCLALTSVFAAPVLTRRFGRQRVLRAVLVLLAADLGVMAWQVHAFVVLVVATVVAGLFLGVLNTVLTESVMEATELPRSVASSTYSGIRFVGGAVAPAVAGVVAARLDAAAPYALGAVAVLVAVLVLVLGRRHLRVLDAEPVPGARDEADVLTAADA is encoded by the coding sequence ATGCCCCGCAGCAGCACGCCGCCTGCCACGTCGTCGACCGGCAACAGCGCCGGCACCACCAGCACCGCCGGGGCGCCCGGCGGCGGCGGGGCCGGACCGGGGGAGCGCGGCAGCATCCTGCGCCAGCCGCGCGCGGTGTGGGCCGTCGGCTTCGCCTGCGTCATCGCCTTCATGGGCATCGGCCTGGTGGACCCGATCCTGCCGGCGATCAGCGCGCAGCTCGGGGCCACGCCCGCCCAGACGATGCTGCTGTTCACCAGCTACCTGCTGGTCACCGGGCTCGCCATGTTCGTCACCAGCTGGGTCTCCAGCCGGCTCGGCGCCAAGCGCACCCTGCTCGTCGGGCTCGTGCTCATCGTCGTGTTCGCGGCCCTGGCCGGGGCCTCCAGCAGCGTCGACATGGTGATCGGCTTCCGCGCGGGCTGGGGTCTCGGCAACGCGCTGTTCATCTCGACCGCGCTCGCCACCATCGTCGGGGCCGCCGCGGGCGGCGTGGACCACGCGATCATCCTCTACGAGGCGGCCCTGGGCCTGGGCATCGCCACCGGGCCCCTGCTGGGCGGGCTGCTCGGCGGCATCTCCTGGCGCGGCCCGTTCTTCGGCACCGCCGTGCTGATGGCCGTCGGCCTGCTGGCCATCGCCCTGCTGCTGCCGCGCACCCGGACGGCCACGCCGCGGGTGCCGCTGTCGGCCACCGTCGCCGCGCTCCGGCACCCGGCGCTGCTGACGCTGGGCCTGGCCGCCCTGTTCTACAACTACGGCTTCTTCAGCCTGCTGGCCTACACCCCGTTCCCGCTGGAGCAGGCGGCGCGCGCCGCGGGCTCGACGGGCTTCGGCGCCCACGAGCTGGGCCTGGTCTTCTGCGGCTGGGGCCTCTGCCTGGCCCTCACCTCGGTCTTCGCCGCCCCCGTCCTCACCCGCCGCTTCGGCCGGCAGCGCGTGCTCCGCGCGGTGCTGGTGCTGCTGGCGGCCGACCTCGGGGTGATGGCCTGGCAGGTCCACGCCTTCGTCGTGCTCGTGGTGGCGACGGTCGTCGCCGGGCTGTTCCTCGGGGTGCTCAACACGGTGCTCACCGAGTCGGTGATGGAGGCCACCGAGCTGCCCCGCAGCGTCGCGTCCTCCACCTACTCGGGCATCCGCTTCGTCGGCGGCGCGGTGGCGCCGGCGGTGGCCGGCGTGGTCGCGGCCCGGCTCGACGCCGCGGCGCCGTACGCGCTGGGGGCGGTCGCGGTGCTCGTCGCGGTGCTCGTGCTGGTCCTCGGCCGGCGGCACCTGCGGGTGCTGGACGCCGAGCCGGTGCCCGGTGCCCGCGACGAGGCGGACGTGCTGACCGCCGCCGACGCCTGA
- a CDS encoding amino acid permease, producing MTQTENPPHALDAEQVGYKQTLGRRQVQMIAIGGAIGTGLFLGSASRLHSTGPALLFSYAFVGVIAYFLMRALGELVLHRPTSGAFVSYMREFFGERAAFITGWLYWLNWALTGIAELSAVGLYMQYWFPDLPTWLSVLVALAVVLAVNLLSARAFGEFEFWASVAKVGAIVVFLVVGLVVVIGGFDIGGHKAGFSNLWSNPGGFWPSAGDFNWYGPILVMSGVVFAYAAIEMVGVAAGEMEDSRREVPKAVNAVIFRIGVFYCGSILLLVSMLPTDDYQAGTSPFVTVFERLGLGWMGTAIQVVLIIAALSSLNSGLYSTGRVLRSLGMSKQAPGFTLKMSRSGVPWAGIVMTSVVYVLGALLNYFAAEAFEIALEAASIGVVFTWATIFLCQLRLRKLVNLGVIEKSPFQMPGHPYTSIIGLVFLALVIVGLAVSGWQSSDEFWHKTTFLVVVLGIPVLVVALTIGWQVVKPKVVANTGDRLKAVWSEDGPTYGRDVTPDSLEPDDSSVV from the coding sequence ATGACCCAGACCGAGAACCCCCCGCACGCGCTCGACGCCGAACAGGTCGGCTACAAGCAGACGCTCGGCCGGCGGCAGGTCCAGATGATCGCCATCGGCGGAGCCATCGGCACCGGCCTCTTCCTCGGCTCGGCCTCCCGGCTGCACAGCACCGGGCCCGCCCTCCTCTTCAGCTACGCCTTCGTGGGCGTCATCGCCTACTTCCTCATGCGCGCCCTCGGCGAGCTGGTCCTGCACCGGCCCACCTCCGGCGCCTTCGTCTCCTACATGCGCGAGTTCTTCGGCGAGCGCGCCGCCTTCATCACCGGCTGGCTCTACTGGCTCAACTGGGCGCTCACCGGGATCGCCGAGCTGTCCGCCGTCGGGCTCTACATGCAGTACTGGTTCCCCGACCTGCCCACCTGGCTGTCGGTGCTCGTCGCGCTCGCCGTCGTGCTCGCCGTCAACCTGCTCTCGGCCCGTGCGTTCGGGGAGTTCGAGTTCTGGGCCTCGGTGGCGAAGGTCGGCGCCATCGTCGTCTTCCTCGTCGTCGGCCTCGTCGTGGTGATCGGCGGCTTCGACATCGGCGGCCACAAGGCGGGCTTCTCGAACCTGTGGAGCAACCCGGGCGGATTCTGGCCCTCGGCCGGCGACTTCAACTGGTACGGGCCGATCCTCGTGATGTCCGGGGTGGTCTTCGCCTACGCCGCCATCGAGATGGTCGGCGTCGCCGCCGGGGAGATGGAGGACTCGCGGCGCGAGGTGCCCAAGGCCGTCAACGCGGTGATCTTCCGGATCGGCGTCTTCTACTGCGGCTCGATCCTGCTGCTGGTCTCCATGCTGCCCACCGACGACTACCAGGCCGGCACCAGCCCGTTCGTCACCGTCTTCGAGCGGCTGGGCCTGGGCTGGATGGGCACCGCCATCCAGGTCGTGCTCATCATCGCCGCGCTCTCCAGCCTCAACTCCGGCCTCTACTCCACCGGCCGCGTGCTGCGCAGCCTGGGCATGTCCAAGCAGGCCCCCGGCTTCACCCTCAAGATGAGCCGCTCGGGCGTCCCGTGGGCCGGCATCGTCATGACCTCGGTGGTCTACGTCCTCGGCGCGCTGCTCAACTACTTCGCGGCCGAGGCCTTCGAGATCGCCCTGGAGGCCGCGTCGATCGGCGTCGTCTTCACCTGGGCGACGATCTTCCTGTGCCAGCTGCGGCTGCGGAAGCTGGTCAACCTCGGGGTCATCGAGAAGAGCCCGTTCCAGATGCCCGGCCACCCCTACACGAGCATCATCGGCCTCGTCTTCCTCGCCCTGGTGATCGTCGGCCTGGCGGTGTCGGGCTGGCAGTCCTCCGACGAGTTCTGGCACAAGACGACCTTCCTCGTCGTCGTGCTGGGCATCCCGGTCCTGGTGGTGGCCCTGACCATCGGCTGGCAGGTCGTGAAGCCCAAGGTCGTCGCGAACACCGGCGACCGGCTCAAGGCCGTCTGGTCCGAGGACGGGCCCACCTACGGCCGCGACGTGACCCCGGACAGCCTGGAGCCCGACGAC